Below is a window of Candidatus Omnitrophota bacterium DNA.
CCTATTCATCTAGAGCAAATCGAACGAAAGCAACCTGAAGAAACTGTATGATTTCTGAATGCCAGATAGGTTGTATTAACATAAGTTGTTGACTAATAACCTTGTGAGTGTCAGGGTGTATTTTCCTGTTTTTCCGTTGTTCTTTGGGCACTAGTTACTCTTTAAGCTAGATTCTATGTTTTATAAGGCAATAAGAACAAATTTAGTATTTTGGTGATGAAAAATTTAGGAATGCGAAGTAATAGTTTGCATAAGGAGGAGATGATGAAAAGAATAAAGGCATTGACGATTATTCTTAGCTTATTATTTTTTTCTGTATTTTTGCATAAATCATATGCGGATCAAGTAGAGAAGAATTTTAAAGATCTTTCTTTGGTTTTAGTAAAGGAATCATCGCAAACATTATCTCCTACCGATAAATATGAAAATCTAATCGAAGAATTACGAAATCTTGTTCGGGCCAATCCGCATAGCATTTGGGCTGCCGATGCTCAATATTTGATTGCTACCTTCAGCGTAACAGACCCTCAGCGAAAATTAAAAGAATTAGAGAAAATATTAAAAGATTATCCAAATATCCATCTTCAGGATTGGACAAAAGAAAAACTCGGGTCTTTATTACCAAAAATTGTTGATGAACAGATAGTAAGAATTGAGCTCTCTATTCTGTATAAACAACTGGGGGAGACCAAGAAACTTAAAAAGCTAACAGAAGAATCAATAAAGAAGTTCCCCGAGAAAGCCTACTTATTTAAAGAGATACTTAACATGAAATAAATCAATACGGGGTAATGAGAGATTCTGCTAGTGAAAAAAATAATAGGAGGTAATTCTATCAAAGTTCCTGTCACTAGATACGTACATTTTAAAATAATGATTATGCGGATCTTCAAAAATAGATTTTTTATCATAGTTATATTTTTTTTAGGAATCGTAGTTGGCCTATTCCTGCATAAGATAAATATTTTTAAAGAAAAAGTAACTGCGCGTCTTCAGATATAGCGTCTGTATACTCCGGAAGGGTATTTTGTTAATCCGTTGATTTCAGTAGAAAATCCTCAGGGTGGCGATGTTAAGCTTGAAGGGATAAAATATGCTATTGAAGGATATGTTAATGAATGTAAAGAGAAAGGAGATATTTCAAGCGTTTCAGTGTATCTTAGGCACTTAAACTATGGTACTTGGATAGGGGTTAATGAAAATGAGAATTATGCCGCGGTAAGCCTTATAAAGATTCCGCTTATGCTGGCTTATTTAAAGATGTCAGAAAAAGATCCCGCTATCTTAGATAAATAAATAAAATATGATACGGAACTTAATACACAAGTACTACCACAAGACATAGTTTCAAAAGCTAGCTTGCAACTAGGTAATTTCTATACTGTTGATGAACTGTTAAGTTATATGATTATAGATTCGGATAATATAGCCAAAGAGATCCTTCTTAGAAATATGGATTTTAGATTAATTTCTAGTATGTATACAGCTCTAAAAATACCTGTTCCGGATTTGACTGAACCGGAGTATCAGGTTTCCGCTAAGGATTATGCTACATTTTTTCGTGTCCTTTATAGCTGTACTTATTTAAATGAAGATTTATCTGCAAAAGCAATTGAGCTTTTATCTAAAACAGAATTTAAGAATGGAATTGTCGCTGGCGTACCGGATAATATTACTGTTGCTCATAAGTTTGCAGAGAGAAAATATGCGGGGGGATATGTACTCACTAAAAGGGTGCAACTGCATGATTGTGGCATTGTTGTATTATCCTAAATTTCCATATTTGATTTGTATAATGACTAGAGGAAGAGATTTTAACACTCTAGAGAAGATAATCAAAAATATATCAAAAATCGCCTATGAACATGAAACAAAAGAAATGGATTTATTTTAAGGTTTAAAATTTAAAACCAAGATGTTGTTGGTAAACACTTAGAACTTGTTACGATCATATTCTTATGCTGTGAACGAAACCGAATAACATTTAAATAGCTTATTCGTAATTCATTGACAATAAAACAGTTATGTTATAGTATGTTTTGACGTCGAAAATCGGGAGTAAAATTTAGTTGATTAATAAGGAAGCGTGAGGTTAAAATGAATATATTCGTCGGTAATTTATCTTTTGAAGCCAAGAAAGAAGATGTTTATCAAGTTTTTGCGGCCTTTGGCGCAGTTTCTTCTGTAGAAATTGTAATGGAGAAAAAAGGCAAGAAATCGCGGGGATTCGGATTTCTGGAAATGCCTAATGAGCAGGAGGCGCTCTCTGCGATTGCAGCCTTGAATGGTAAGGAAATATTAGGCCGGCCGATTAATGTTATGCCTTCTTTACCTAAGAAACCAAAAAAAGAGTTTTCCAGCAGGGATAATGAGCCTGGTTTAGCCTTAAAACGGACAGGTAAATATAGAGAAGGTAGGCGTACAATCAGTTATATGAAGAAACGTTTGGGTACTGGAATTACTGCCCCTGTTGCTGAGCGTAAATATAAACCTAATCCTATGCGTTGGCGTAAAAAACCAAGGTGGGCTGCTTCTTCTCAGAAACCTGAAGGTGAGCTTAAGCCTTGGCAGAGGCCTCAAGGTGAGTCTAAACCTTGGGAGAAAAGCCGTGGGGGACCTAAGCCTTGGCAAAAATCTGAAGGAGTATCCAAGCCTTGGCAGAAGCGTACAAGTGCCAAGCCTTGGCGTAAAAGTAGTGATTCCCGTAGGCAATCAGATTTTAAAAAACGTAAGAGCCCGGTTAGCCATAAAAAATGAAATTAAAGCTTAATCTTTTTCCGGTAGTTACGGATATGGAAGATAAGATGGCTAAGATTCTGCAAGAAGCCGTTATTGGCCGCGCAAGCCTTGTTGAGATTGCTTATGGAACAGCTTCGGAAAGTGTGAAGAAACGTATCCTTAATTTTTTAAACAAAAAAGAGAACCGGCGGCTTTATTCGCGATTAGAAAAAACTGATAAAGGATGGGGAAGAGTTTATTTACATTTCAGGTGGAAATGACTAAAACAAGGGGACGGTTCTATTTTTCTAACATTGGTTAAAGAAAAAATAGAACCGTCCCCTTGATTCTAAGCTTATGGAAAAAAATAAAATTTTAGAAGAATTTTATTCATTAGTACAAGTTGATGACCATGATGGCCATTATGCCAAAGATATTGAAGATGGGAGCTATTTTGGCATGCCCTTAAAAAGCATACTGGAAGCGGAAAAGCGCCTGCGTTCAAGTGGCCAAGGAAACATTGCTTATTTTTCTATGGAGTATGGATTGGCTACTAGCTGTTATAATAAATTATCCAGTCAGTTCCCTTTGGGCCCGAGCAATAAGCTACCGGAAAACGGAGTTTTTTCCAATTTCCGCCTGGCGGATTATTTCTTTACTTTACACCAGGATAATATTATTGATTTACCTATTTACAGCGGAGGCTTGGGTATCCTGGCCGGAGACACGGTTAAGACCATGGCGGATTATAATCTTCCTGTAGTAGCCATTGGGATGCTTTGGAGTTCTGGTTACTTTAGGCAGAAGTTTTGGTTTAAATATGGCCAGGCCCCTGAGAAGATGCATTGGGATCCTCATAGTTATCCTGGGCTTATCCCTTTAAAAAATAGAATTAAAATTTCACTTAAGAACGAGGATGTTCATCTTAAGCTTTGGAAATATTATGTCTATAGTTATAAGCACGACGCAGTTGTGCCTCTGGTATTATTGGATTCTAATATTGAATCTAACAGTCAGCGTGCCAGAGAATTTACGGACCAGCTTTACCGCAGTGACAATGTATTTCTGAAATTATTGCAGAGGGTGGTGCTTGGTTTTGGGGGGGTAAACGCTTTAGATGAGTTAGGTTATAATATTGGCACATATCACCTTAACGAAGGGCATGCCGTATTTGCTTTTGTTGCTAGGGCGCGGGGTTTAAAAGATGACCAGCTAAATAAACTTAAAAGCAATTTTGTTTATACCTGCCATACTCCTGTTGAAGCCGGTCATGACAAATTTTCCTTTGATGATTTGAATAATGTACTCAATAAAGAAGATACGGATATTGTCGAAAGGTTTGGAAGGGAGCGTTCGGGATTAGCCAATCTTACCTTGCTTTCTATGAACATATCTTCGGCGATTAATGCGGTTTCCCATAACCATCAGAAGGTAATGCATATCCAGTTTCCCCAATATAAGAATCAGATACAGTATGTTACCAATGGTGTACATCCTTACACCTGGACGTCGCAAAGATTCCAGGAGCTTTTTATGAAATTTCCGGCAAACTTTCCTGATTTTAATAGTAATCCCATGATTTTATCGAGGGTCGCTGAACTTAAAAACAATTCTGATTTCCGTACTCAGTTATGGCAGGCGCATCAATCAAACAAACAGGATTTTTGTAAACTTCTCGAAAGATGGTCGCTTAATAAGGATATATTTACTATCTGTTGGGCAAGGAGGATAGCTGCGTATAAGAGGCCAAGTCTTATCTTGCATGATGTCGCCAGGCTTGCGCGGATTGCCGAAAAAATCGGCCCTTTACAGATCATTTTGGCAGGTAAAGCTCATCCTAATGATAATCTGGGTTTTACTTATGTTAATGAAATGATGGATAAGGTGGATAAATTAAATAAAGATTATGATAAACTAAAAATAATTGTGTTGGAGAATTATGATATTTCTCTTGCTAAGATGTTAACTTCTAGTGTTGATGTTTGGCTGAATAACCCTTTACCGCCTTTTGAGGCTTCGGGAACAAGTGGGATGAAGGCGATCTTAAATGCTGTCCTGCAGATGAGCACGGTTGATGGCTGGGTGGCTGAGGTAACAGATAAGAAGATCGGAGTATTTTTTGGCTATAAGAATAGCGAAGGCAGCGTGGGGGATGAATTTGATCTGCATATGGATGCGGATTCCGAAGAATTATATTGTGCCTTAGAGGGGATGGCTGGCCTTTATTATAAAACTAACCATAGTGGTAAAGTAGATATCTCTTCAGGATGGATAGATATGATGATTGAATGTATCTGTACTTCCTCGCAGTTTAATACCTATCGCATGCTTGATCAGTATAAACAGCAAATCTGGAAGATTGCTTAAAATCCATATAGATTTATCTCTGGAATATGATAAAATAGCTAAAACTTTGCGCCCATAGCTCAATTGGATAGAGCACTTGCCTACGGAGCAAGTTGTTGCAGGTTCGATTCCTGCTGGGCGCACTTTATCGTGATTAATAAACATATAATATATATGCAAGAAGCCTTAAAAGAAGCAGAAAGGGCTTCTTCGGAAGACGAAGTTCCTGTGGGAGCGGTAATTGTTCATAAGGACAAGATTATTGCACGCGGGCATAATCAGATTGAGCGCCTAAAAGACCCCACCGCCCATGCCGAAATAATTGCTATAACCAGCGCAGCAAATTATCTGGGGACAAAGTGGTTGAACGACGCTAGTCTCTATGTTACAATTGAACCGTGCAGTATGTGCGCAGGGGCATTGGTATTATCGCGTATAAAGAATTTATATTTTGGCGCCAGTGATCCTAAAACCGGTGCCTGTGGCTCGGTAGTTAATATCGTTAACCATAAAAAATTAAATCACCGTATAAAAGTTGTCAAAGGAATCCTCAGGTTAGAGTGTAGCTCTTTACTCAAAGATTTTTTTAAGCAAAAAAGAAAGAAGTTGAATTCTGGAGAGGTGGCTGAGTGGTCGAAAGCAACTCACTGCTAATGAGTTGACCTGGGCAACTGGGTCCCTGGGTTCGAATCCCAGCCTCTCCGTTAAATTTTACCAACAAGGAGAAAAATAAATGGATATGGCATTCGGATTAACTTTTCCAGGAGAATTACAGGATGAAAGTATTATTTGTGATCTCTGCAAGCAGTTTGATATTAACTTAAAAATTATTGAGGCTTCTTTTTCTATGGAAGCTGGTTGGGCAATACTTCAAATTGAAGGCCAAGAACAGGAAATCGAACGCGCCTTTGCCTTCCTGGCAGAAAAAGGAGTAAAAGTGCAACGGATTCAGATAAATAAAAAATAAAACTCCACCATGTCTTATACCGTATTTGCCCTAAAATGGCGCCCGCAGGATTTTGAAAGCATTGTTGGTCAAGATCATATTGTCGGTACCTTAAAGAATGCAATCCAGAAAAATCGCCTTGCACATGCCTATCTTTTTGCCGGCCCAAGAGGGGTAGGTAAAACCTCAGCTGCGCGGATTTTAGCCAAGGCACTTAATTGTAAAGATGGCCCAACATTAAAACCCTGTCAAAAATGTCCTTCTTGTCTTGAGATTAATCAGGGGCGCTCCCTTGATGTTATTGAAATTGACGGCGCCTCTAACCGCGGTATTGATGAAATAAGGGCTCTGCGTGAGAATGTAAAATTTTCTCCTACGCAGGGTAAGTATAAAGTTTATATCATTGATGAAGTGCATCAGATAACCTCTGATGGTTTCAATGCTTTGCTTAAGACGCTTGAGGAGCCTCCGGAGTTTGTAAAATTTATCTTTGCCACAACGCATCCGCAAAAGGTATTGCCGACGATTATCTCACGCTGCCAGCGTATGGATTTTCGCAGGATTACGGTAATTGAAATTATCTCTCAGCTTGAAAAAATTGTCCGCCAAGAGAAGATTACCATAGACAAAGAAGTTCTCTTTGCGATTGCCAAAAGCAGTGATGGCTCATTAAGGGATGCCGAATCCATCCTTGACCAGTTAGTGTCTTTTTCTCAGGGGAATGTATCCTTAAAAGATGCAATCTCTGTTTTAGGCATGGTTGAGCAGGATGTTTTGTTTACCATAACCGATAAGATAATTCAGAAAGATCCGGTTGGATCTTTAAAGCTATTTAATGATATTATCGACGACGGTAAAGACCCGGGTGTATTTTTAGTGAATCTTATTGAGCATTTTCGTAATTTAATGGTGGCTAAAATTTCTAAGGCAGATGCAAAACTGGTTGATCTGCCGCAGGAGGTTTGCGACCGCCTGTTTAAGCAGAGTCAATTACTTAGTTTGGAGGAGATTTTTACCGCTTTTAATATTTTGATTGCAACTCAGGAGATGACTAAGCGCCTGGATTCTCAGCGCATACCTTTAGAGATAAGTTTAGTAAGATTGGCGCACAATAAGAATCGTATAGATTCACCCGTTACCCAGCCCTGTGTTCAGGTAGAACCAAAATCAGCAGCTGTAACTTTTGAAAAAAAAGAAAATTCGATTCCCGAAGAAACAATTAAAGAAGCTTCTGTACAAACTCCATCGATTTCCTTGGAAAATGTAAAAAATGCCTGGAGTAATATCGTGAATAATTTGGCAAAGATTAAAATGTCGGTATCTACTTATTTAAGCGAAGGAGAGCCGACTAGAGTGCAGGGGAACATGGTAACTGTAGCATTTCCGAAAAGCTGTTCTTTACATAAAGAGTCTCTGGATAAAAAAGAGAATAAGATAATGGTTGAAAAAACCGCCTCTGAATTATGCAATACAGATTTAAGATTAAATTTTATTTTAGTTGCTGACCTTGCGCGTGATACCGATACACGCAGCAATCCTTTTGTTAAATCTGCTATTGAAATGTTTGGAGGAAGAATAATTAAAGAGGGCTAATGGCTAATTATACAGCTTCTATAGAGAAATTAATTGAATGTTTAATTAAATTACCCGGTATTGGCAGGCGCAGCGCCGAACGTATTGTCGCCCATGTTTTAGGTGCATCTAAAGATGAAATTAGGCTTTTGTCAGAGTCTTTGAATAAAGTAAAAGAGAGTGTGCGCTCATGTCAGGTTTGTAATAATTTAAGCGAAGAAGAGAACTGTAAAATTTGTCAGGATTTAAGCCGGCAGAAGGATATTGTCTGTGTGGTTGAGAAACCCAGTGATGTTACGGCAATTGAAAAGGCGGGTAATTTTCACGGCCTCTACCATGTCTTACTTGGTTCATTATCGCCTCTTGAAGGAAAGGGCCCCAGCGACTTAAAAATCGATGGGTTAATCCAAAGAATAAAACAGGGAGGCATTAAAGAAATAATTATCGCCACAGACGCCGATACCGAAGGCGAAACTACCGCTTTATACCTTACTAAATTACTTAAGCCTTTAGGTGTAGGTTTAAGCCGCATTGGATTAGGGATACCAGTTGGCTCAAACTTAGAATACGCTGATGCCACTACTCTTTCCATGTCTTTGGAATCTCGCCGCGCAATTTAATCGGAGCATAAGAATTTTTGCCTTTTAAGGTTAAGGATACGCGACGATTATCCGCCAACGTTTTAGTGGCGGATGACTCAGAAAAAATATAACGCAGATGATTAATATTACCAATCTTTCAAAAAATTACGGTGCCAAAGTTCTTTTTGAGAATATCTCCCTTAATATAAATGAAGGAGAGAAAATCGGACTTATTGGGCCAAACGGTACGGGTAAAAGTACCTTATTTTCTTTAATTCTCCAGGAGACGGAAGCTTCTAGTGGAGAGGTTAGAGTAAATAAAGGTGTGCATATTGGTTATCTTCCTCAGGAGGCAAGTTTTAAATCCGAGCATACCGTGCTTGCGGAATTAACCGAAGGCGATGACAGGCTTATGCGTTTTAAAAAAGAAAAAGAGGCTTTGGAATCTAAAAATGAAGCCGGTTCAAAGCGCTATGGCGAAGTTTTGCATGAACTGGAAACTTTAGGTTTTTTTGAGTTGGAGCATAAAGCTAAAAAAATCCTTTCCGGATTAGGTTTTAAAGAAATAGATTTTAATCGCCAGATATCGCAGATGAGCGGAGGCTGGCAGATGCGCGCTCTTTTAGCTAAACTACTTACCTATCATTATGATTTGTTGCTTTTGGATGAACCGACTAACTATTTGGATTTAAATGCTGCGTTATGGCTTAAGGATTATTTGGCTACTTTTAGAGGCACATTTATTATGATTTCCCATGACCGAGCCTTTCTGACGGATGTTACTAATTACACGCTGATTTTAGAAAATGGTTCGATTTTTAAGGTACAAGGTAACTATGAACATTATGAAGAGATAAAGGCGCAGAGGCTTACGCATCTGGTTAAACAATCCAAAGAGCAGGATAAGAAGATACAGCAATTAGGAAAGTTTGTGGCAAGATTTCACGCTCAGCCCAATAAAGCAGCTTCGGTGCGCGCAAAGCGTCGTGTTTTAGAAAAGATGGAGGAGGAAAAAGTCGTTTTACCGCCAGACCCCCGTCAAAGTATTCATGATTTTGTTTTTCCGCAAACACGCCGTTCAGGACACAGAATAATAACACTGGAGAAGATTGCAAAATCTTACGGTAATATTAAAGTGTATGAAGGTTTGGATTTTGAAATAGTCCAGGGTGAAAAAGCAGTTTTGGCTGGGGAAAATGGCGCAGGTAAATCTACTTTACTTAAAATATTGGCAGGAATTGTAGATATTGATAGTGGCAGCAGAGTTGTTGGCCACAATGTGGATATCGGTTATTTTTCACAGACACGCACTGATGTTTTAAATGTTGAGAATACCGTTTTACAGGAAGCATATTCTGCGGCACCGGGTTATACGACAGAAGAATCAATCAGGACTATACTGGGAGCATTTTTATTTAGCGGGGATGATGCGGATAAAAAAGTTAAGGTATTATCTGGAGGAGAAAAGAGCCGGCTTATTTTGGCTAAGCTCTTGATTAATCCGCCGAATTTTCTACTTTTGGATGAACCGACGACGCATCTTGATGTGGATGCGGTTGATGCTT
It encodes the following:
- a CDS encoding serine hydrolase, giving the protein MQLGNFYTVDELLSYMIIDSDNIAKEILLRNMDFRLISSMYTALKIPVPDLTEPEYQVSAKDYATFFRVLYSCTYLNEDLSAKAIELLSKTEFKNGIVAGVPDNITVAHKFAERKYAGGYVLTKRVQLHDCGIVVLS
- a CDS encoding RNA-binding protein, with product MNIFVGNLSFEAKKEDVYQVFAAFGAVSSVEIVMEKKGKKSRGFGFLEMPNEQEALSAIAALNGKEILGRPINVMPSLPKKPKKEFSSRDNEPGLALKRTGKYREGRRTISYMKKRLGTGITAPVAERKYKPNPMRWRKKPRWAASSQKPEGELKPWQRPQGESKPWEKSRGGPKPWQKSEGVSKPWQKRTSAKPWRKSSDSRRQSDFKKRKSPVSHKK
- a CDS encoding DNA mismatch repair protein MutS, with protein sequence MKLKLNLFPVVTDMEDKMAKILQEAVIGRASLVEIAYGTASESVKKRILNFLNKKENRRLYSRLEKTDKGWGRVYLHFRWK
- the glgP gene encoding alpha-glucan family phosphorylase yields the protein MEKNKILEEFYSLVQVDDHDGHYAKDIEDGSYFGMPLKSILEAEKRLRSSGQGNIAYFSMEYGLATSCYNKLSSQFPLGPSNKLPENGVFSNFRLADYFFTLHQDNIIDLPIYSGGLGILAGDTVKTMADYNLPVVAIGMLWSSGYFRQKFWFKYGQAPEKMHWDPHSYPGLIPLKNRIKISLKNEDVHLKLWKYYVYSYKHDAVVPLVLLDSNIESNSQRAREFTDQLYRSDNVFLKLLQRVVLGFGGVNALDELGYNIGTYHLNEGHAVFAFVARARGLKDDQLNKLKSNFVYTCHTPVEAGHDKFSFDDLNNVLNKEDTDIVERFGRERSGLANLTLLSMNISSAINAVSHNHQKVMHIQFPQYKNQIQYVTNGVHPYTWTSQRFQELFMKFPANFPDFNSNPMILSRVAELKNNSDFRTQLWQAHQSNKQDFCKLLERWSLNKDIFTICWARRIAAYKRPSLILHDVARLARIAEKIGPLQIILAGKAHPNDNLGFTYVNEMMDKVDKLNKDYDKLKIIVLENYDISLAKMLTSSVDVWLNNPLPPFEASGTSGMKAILNAVLQMSTVDGWVAEVTDKKIGVFFGYKNSEGSVGDEFDLHMDADSEELYCALEGMAGLYYKTNHSGKVDISSGWIDMMIECICTSSQFNTYRMLDQYKQQIWKIA
- the tadA gene encoding tRNA adenosine(34) deaminase TadA, which produces MINKHIIYMQEALKEAERASSEDEVPVGAVIVHKDKIIARGHNQIERLKDPTAHAEIIAITSAANYLGTKWLNDASLYVTIEPCSMCAGALVLSRIKNLYFGASDPKTGACGSVVNIVNHKKLNHRIKVVKGILRLECSSLLKDFFKQKRKKLNSGEVAEWSKATHC
- a CDS encoding NIL domain-containing protein, translating into MDMAFGLTFPGELQDESIICDLCKQFDINLKIIEASFSMEAGWAILQIEGQEQEIERAFAFLAEKGVKVQRIQINKK
- the dnaX gene encoding DNA polymerase III subunit gamma/tau — encoded protein: MSYTVFALKWRPQDFESIVGQDHIVGTLKNAIQKNRLAHAYLFAGPRGVGKTSAARILAKALNCKDGPTLKPCQKCPSCLEINQGRSLDVIEIDGASNRGIDEIRALRENVKFSPTQGKYKVYIIDEVHQITSDGFNALLKTLEEPPEFVKFIFATTHPQKVLPTIISRCQRMDFRRITVIEIISQLEKIVRQEKITIDKEVLFAIAKSSDGSLRDAESILDQLVSFSQGNVSLKDAISVLGMVEQDVLFTITDKIIQKDPVGSLKLFNDIIDDGKDPGVFLVNLIEHFRNLMVAKISKADAKLVDLPQEVCDRLFKQSQLLSLEEIFTAFNILIATQEMTKRLDSQRIPLEISLVRLAHNKNRIDSPVTQPCVQVEPKSAAVTFEKKENSIPEETIKEASVQTPSISLENVKNAWSNIVNNLAKIKMSVSTYLSEGEPTRVQGNMVTVAFPKSCSLHKESLDKKENKIMVEKTASELCNTDLRLNFILVADLARDTDTRSNPFVKSAIEMFGGRIIKEG
- the recR gene encoding recombination mediator RecR, giving the protein MANYTASIEKLIECLIKLPGIGRRSAERIVAHVLGASKDEIRLLSESLNKVKESVRSCQVCNNLSEEENCKICQDLSRQKDIVCVVEKPSDVTAIEKAGNFHGLYHVLLGSLSPLEGKGPSDLKIDGLIQRIKQGGIKEIIIATDADTEGETTALYLTKLLKPLGVGLSRIGLGIPVGSNLEYADATTLSMSLESRRAI
- a CDS encoding ABC-F family ATP-binding cassette domain-containing protein, with amino-acid sequence MINITNLSKNYGAKVLFENISLNINEGEKIGLIGPNGTGKSTLFSLILQETEASSGEVRVNKGVHIGYLPQEASFKSEHTVLAELTEGDDRLMRFKKEKEALESKNEAGSKRYGEVLHELETLGFFELEHKAKKILSGLGFKEIDFNRQISQMSGGWQMRALLAKLLTYHYDLLLLDEPTNYLDLNAALWLKDYLATFRGTFIMISHDRAFLTDVTNYTLILENGSIFKVQGNYEHYEEIKAQRLTHLVKQSKEQDKKIQQLGKFVARFHAQPNKAASVRAKRRVLEKMEEEKVVLPPDPRQSIHDFVFPQTRRSGHRIITLEKIAKSYGNIKVYEGLDFEIVQGEKAVLAGENGAGKSTLLKILAGIVDIDSGSRVVGHNVDIGYFSQTRTDVLNVENTVLQEAYSAAPGYTTEESIRTILGAFLFSGDDADKKVKVLSGGEKSRLILAKLLINPPNFLLLDEPTTHLDVDAVDALVRALNSYEGTIVFISHDIYFVSAVANNVFEVKGGRIRKFPGTFDYYLQKRDSFIDTVEAEKPKVHAHKPVDEIKEKVKEQERLLKAEEKKRKTNNSVIRDKINKLLKKKEELELESYAKARALSNPHFYRDEETAKEYGRRMKEIEKLILEIDGQIKALENQIV